One Lactobacillus sp. CBA3606 DNA window includes the following coding sequences:
- a CDS encoding alpha/beta hydrolase yields MQITKTPLNQVNPQSQAELISYVDPSLTDALNPALIFVPGGSYTHIDFKQSEKVALRFLSLGFQVSILRYSFVDEVQPLFPAPLLETAQAIATTKQNAAQWHVDRQKVMLMGFSVGGHVVANYNNLWSSDWLQAQTHLSAEDLKPATTILGYPVITPFDGFPDQPTLAQWTNNPDEIAADQHVTADNAPTFIWATTDDQLVSSKNAVDYFLALQAHQVPTELHLYHHGPHGMALADETTAYDERHQDSRIADWIANALAFLREL; encoded by the coding sequence ATGCAAATAACTAAAACACCACTTAACCAGGTAAATCCTCAATCTCAAGCAGAGTTAATTTCCTACGTTGATCCCAGCCTTACCGACGCGCTTAACCCTGCGCTAATTTTTGTACCGGGAGGCTCTTATACTCACATTGATTTTAAGCAATCCGAAAAAGTTGCGCTACGCTTTTTGTCACTTGGTTTTCAAGTTTCCATCTTACGGTACTCTTTTGTCGATGAAGTTCAACCGCTCTTCCCGGCTCCCCTGTTGGAAACTGCGCAAGCAATCGCCACTACTAAACAAAATGCCGCACAATGGCACGTTGATCGCCAAAAAGTCATGTTGATGGGCTTTTCCGTCGGCGGACACGTAGTTGCTAATTACAACAATTTATGGTCTTCAGACTGGTTACAAGCACAAACCCACTTATCTGCAGAAGACTTAAAGCCCGCCACTACTATTTTAGGTTACCCAGTAATTACCCCATTTGATGGCTTCCCTGACCAACCTACTTTGGCGCAGTGGACTAACAACCCCGATGAGATTGCTGCTGACCAACACGTAACCGCCGATAATGCTCCAACTTTCATTTGGGCCACCACTGACGACCAGTTAGTTTCTTCAAAAAACGCCGTGGACTACTTCTTAGCGCTCCAAGCTCATCAAGTGCCCACCGAACTACACCTTTACCACCACGGTCCTCACGGAATGGCGTTAGCTGACGAAACTACGGCTTACGACGAGCGTCACCAAGATTCTCGCATTGCCGATTGGATTGCTAATGCATTAGCTTTTTTACGCGAACTATAA
- a CDS encoding ParA family protein, with protein MNGKTLLNFNFKGGVGKTTLTVMETYLLGQEGKKVLLIDFDPQGNATEIMKETYKADLKPELSLYEGLLGGNLSKSIVSVTNQIDMIPTDWTLSLWIGAVEKVSRVKRNILLPQMLSKLKQNYDYIFIDVPPTINVFTNNAIMASDFISIVLQTQKQSYTSSLKTATHLGELREQYNGSFQLVGAILYLMKPRAKVDTEISAQAKDFFGEGVFSNSIRTQERVKTFANEGIRNKDHWDKRAIQMYQMVLNEQILRIQQLEE; from the coding sequence ATGAATGGGAAAACACTATTAAACTTCAACTTTAAAGGTGGCGTTGGTAAGACCACCTTGACTGTAATGGAAACCTATTTATTGGGTCAAGAGGGGAAAAAAGTACTACTTATAGATTTCGATCCCCAGGGAAATGCAACTGAAATTATGAAGGAGACTTATAAAGCCGATTTAAAGCCGGAACTTTCATTATATGAGGGCCTTCTTGGAGGGAATTTGTCTAAATCTATTGTGTCTGTTACAAACCAAATTGATATGATTCCTACAGATTGGACATTGTCTTTATGGATTGGTGCTGTAGAAAAAGTTAGTCGGGTTAAACGTAATATTCTATTACCACAAATGCTTTCAAAGTTAAAACAAAATTACGATTATATTTTTATTGACGTACCACCAACAATAAATGTCTTTACTAATAACGCAATCATGGCTTCAGATTTCATCTCAATTGTCTTACAAACTCAAAAGCAGTCATATACAAGTTCTTTAAAAACAGCTACGCATTTAGGTGAACTACGTGAACAATACAATGGAAGTTTTCAGTTAGTTGGTGCCATATTGTACTTAATGAAGCCACGTGCAAAAGTTGATACTGAAATTTCTGCACAAGCAAAAGACTTTTTTGGCGAAGGGGTCTTTTCAAACTCAATTAGAACTCAAGAACGGGTTAAAACGTTTGCTAATGAAGGAATACGGAATAAAGACCATTGGGATAAAAGAGCAATCCAAATGTACCAAATGGTTCTTAATGAACAAATACTTAGAATTCAACAGTTAGAGGAGTAA
- a CDS encoding IS982-like element ISLpl4 family transposase: MLNHPKFKQIRHELQGNYHYFYQLCQSLYQRYCPRCVTQRRNVAHVKIDDCRLLALLCLQTTLGIQSQRRFWRLMTAFMPQKITISRSRFNRRALQLLPVVNAIRTGLTREAAQPGQIAIIDSLPNPLCEPVRKFRARILAGQANIGYNATKQMSFYGFKTHMLVTTDGYILNYVVTAASVHDTKVAVSLIDDCPCPIVLADVGYVGKRLGAEFKQLGYTLWTPYRSNMKGAKEHNKRALKALRRTIESRFSTLVSDFEIETNLTRSAFGFQLKIELAILVYNLGFFNFVTN, encoded by the coding sequence ATGTTGAACCATCCTAAGTTTAAACAAATTCGTCACGAATTACAAGGTAACTATCATTATTTTTATCAGCTGTGCCAGTCGCTTTACCAGCGCTATTGCCCGCGTTGTGTGACGCAACGGCGTAATGTGGCGCACGTTAAAATCGATGACTGTCGATTGTTGGCGCTACTGTGTTTACAAACAACGCTTGGTATCCAATCACAACGCCGTTTTTGGCGCTTGATGACCGCCTTTATGCCGCAAAAAATCACCATTAGTCGGTCACGGTTCAACCGTCGCGCACTACAATTATTACCCGTGGTCAATGCGATCCGTACTGGTTTGACGCGTGAAGCAGCCCAACCTGGACAGATCGCAATCATTGATAGTTTGCCGAATCCATTGTGTGAACCAGTACGTAAATTTAGAGCACGTATTTTGGCTGGGCAAGCTAATATTGGCTACAATGCCACTAAGCAAATGTCGTTCTATGGGTTTAAAACCCACATGCTAGTAACCACTGATGGCTACATTCTGAATTATGTGGTGACTGCCGCTTCGGTCCATGATACAAAAGTTGCCGTTAGCTTGATTGATGATTGTCCTTGTCCAATTGTTTTGGCCGATGTCGGTTATGTAGGCAAGCGACTTGGCGCTGAATTTAAGCAATTAGGCTACACGTTATGGACACCATACCGTTCGAATATGAAGGGGGCCAAGGAACATAATAAGCGCGCGCTCAAGGCGTTACGTCGCACAATTGAATCGCGTTTTTCTACCTTAGTTAGTGATTTTGAAATTGAAACTAACTTAACGCGGAGTGCCTTTGGCTTTCAACTAAAAATTGAACTGGCAATTTTAGTCTATAATTTAGGATTTTTTAATTTTGTGACGAACTAG